Genomic window (Dyadobacter fanqingshengii):
CTGCGCAACTGAAAATTCCTGTGCGAATCATTGGGGTAATTCCATCAACCGAAAACAGTGTGGACGGACTTTCGATGAAGCCTGGTGATGTCATTGGTTCCTATTCAGGCAAAACCATTGAAGTGATTGATACGGACGCCGAGGGGAGGTTAATCCTCGCGGACGGACTCAGCTACGCGATCCGGGAGTTCAAACCAGACACAGTTATCGATCTGGCAACGCTTACCGGAAGCGTGATCCAGACATTGGGTTACGAAGCCGCCGGACTTTTTACGCCAAACAATGCGCTCGCAGAATCATTGGCCCAAGCGGGAGACATTACCGGCGAAAGAATGTGGCGGTTGCCGATTTGGGATTCATATAAAGAAGAAATCGCATCCGACATTGCGGATGTGAAGAATTATCATGGAAAGCCCCTGGCCGGCGCTATCGTCGCGGCTAAATTTTTAGAAGCATTCACGGACGAGCACCCGGCATGGGCGCACCTGGACATTGCCGGAACAGCATTCGGTGATACAGAATTTGCGCCTGGCCGGGCGGGGACGGCTTATGGCGTTCGATTATTACGCGTTTTCTTGTCAGGGATAATTTAAATGGCCCTTCCCTTGCTAAATTGGTTCTTTTTGCTAGATTTGAAAAAGCAAGTTTTGGGTTAATCATTCAGAATTTTTGTCAGCTACTTTCCACGAAAGATCATTTTTATGGCCCGAGCGCTTACGTTTCTTTGCATATCAACATACTTCAAGGGAAACGATTTTCTGAAAGCTTTAAAGGAGTCTGGTAACAAGGTCTTCCTCATTACAGCCAAAAAATTGGAGCATAAGCCATGGGTTAGGGACGCGGTTGACGAGTTTTTTTATGTGGAGGAAGGGGAAGACGGCACTTACAACATGAACGAGATCATCAACGGTCTCGCCTACATCATGCGCGAAAGGCCCATCGATCGTGTGGTGGCGCTGGATGATTTTGACGTGGAAAAAGCGGCGCATATTAGGGAATATTTCAGGATTCCGGGCATGGGGCAAACAACGGGAAGATATTTTAGAGATAAACTGGCTATGCGCACCAAGGCGGCCGAATCGGGGATTTTAGTTCCGGGTTTTTCTGCACTTTTTAATGATGACGCCATTAATGCATTTATAGAAAAATATCCTGGTCCCTGGATGATCAAACCGAGGTCTGAGGCTTCGGCTACGGGGATAAAGAAAATGGAAAATGCTGCGGAGTTGTGGGAAACCATTCATGAGCTTGGTGATAAAAGACATGCTTATTTGGTGGAGCAGTATAAGCCCGGCCATGTTTACCATGTCGATTCTATCTCGTATAATGGCCGGGTTATCTTTTCCTGGAACAGCAAATATCTGGCGCCGCCTTTTGATGTGGCGCACGGAGGTGGCATTTTCAGGTCGGTAACCGTGCCGTTTGATTCCTCGGAAGAGCATGCATTAGAAACGCTCGCGGTGGATCTTTTGAAAGCATTCGGGTTGAAGCACAGTGCATCGCATACGGAGGTAATACGCTGTCATGATGATGGGAAATATTATTTTCTTGAAACGTCGTCCCGCGTAGGAGGGGCTAATCTTTCGGAAATGGTGGAAGCGTCTTCGGGGATTAACCTCTGGAAAGAATGGGCCAAAATGGAGACGGCGGAGGCCAAGGGGGATAATTATAAATTGCCGGCTGTCAGAAAAGATTATTCGGGCATCATTATTTCCCTGGCAAGACATGAGTGGCCGGATCTTTCCGTTTTCAATGATCCCGAAATTGTCTGGCGCATGCATGAGCCTTACCATGTTGGGTTGGTCGTCAGGGCGAAATCTCGCGAGAAGGTGATAGAGTTGTTAGATCAATATGCGGACATTATCCAGAGAGATTACCATGCGTCGGCACCCGCACCGGACAGGCCAACACATTAGCTAAGTCATAAATAACATTGCATTAAAGCATTCAGGTTGTATTAGTTACGCGTACAACCTGAATGCTTTTTTATTTAAAATTTGCATCCCAATGTTTAACCTAACCATCTTGAACAATGTACAATTTTACAAAGTCGCTCTGCGTCATTTTGTTGTTGATCCTGACATTTGCCGGTTGTAAAGATGACAAAGAAATTGAGCCAAAAAATGCCTTAATGCACGATGGAAGGGAATTTGAGATTTCAAAAGGACTTTTAATCCATTTAGGAGAATATCCGGAGGGCGAAAGCGGGCATGTGCTGTTTTTATCCTCAGACGGCGTAAAAATCCGCGAGTCAGGCGGTCATATAGATTCCATCTACGGGATCGGACATGGAATCTACTTCGAACTGATCAGCGCCACAGGAAATGCATTGGATGAGGGCGAATACACATTTGACAACGACTTCACCATAGAAGTGAAGACTTTTTTTGATTCCTATGTAGTCTTCAACAGCGATTTTGCCACCGAAGACGGCGAATATTACGCATTAAATGAAGGCAAACTAACCGTAAAAAAAGACGGCCCCAACTATATCCTCGACATTGACTGCATCGAACGAAACGGCAAACACGTAACCGCTCACTACAAAGGCCCGCTGACGTTTTATGATGAGGAGTGAAATAATCTGAAAAATTTTTCGGGAGACCTGTGACCTGATTGATGCAGCTGCGTCTAAATGCATAAAAGTTAGAAAACTAACCAAATGTATTTATGAACGAGGAAGTAAAACCAACTGAGCTAATTTCATCTGTTAGGCAACTCATCAAGGAAAGCAGGTCCAGAGTTGCTGTCGCTGTAAATGCGGAGATCACAATGTTGTATTATCAGATTGGCAAAAGGATTAATGAAGACGTGCTTAGGAATGACCGTGCAGAATATGGCAAACAGGTCATTCGTATTTTAAGCTACGATTTAGTATCAGAATATGGAAGTGGATGGAGTGAAAAGCTGATACGGCATTGTATGCATTTCGCCAGCGTATTTCCAGACAGCTCAATTGTCTCCGCGCTGCGGAGACAATTGAGCTGGACACATTTAAAGTCACTCATGTATATTGAGGATCAGCTCAAGAGAGAATTTTACATTGAGATTTGTCGTCTGGAAAACTGGTCCTCCAGACAGTTAGATGAACGCATCAAATCCATGCTCTACGAGCGAACAGCCATCAGCAAAAAACCGGAAGAAACAATCGTCAATGACCTTAACCTGCTGCGAGACAAACAGAAGCTCAACCCGGACCTTGTTTTTCGTGATCCATATTTCCTTGATTTCTTGGGCTTAAAAGATGTTTATTCAGAAAAAGATCTGGAAACGTCTATCATCGTGGAGCTTCAAAAGTTCATCATTGAACTTGGCAGCGATTTTGCGTTTATGGCGAGGCAAAAGCGTATTACAATTGACAACTGCGATTATTTTATCGACTTGCTCTTCTATCACAGAAGGTTACGATGCCTCGTTGCGATTGACTTGAAAATGGGCGCTTTTGAAGCAGGTTTTAAAGGTCAGATGGAATTGTATTTACGCTTTCTCGAAAAATACGAACAGGCCGAAGGCGAGAATGCGCCCATCGGCCTGATATTGTGTAGTGGTAAAAACAAGGAGCATGTAGAGCTGATGCAACTGGATCAGGCAAACATTCGTGTTGCTGACTATCTTACAGCGCTGCCTTCGCAAGAACTTTTGCAGGAAAAACTGCATAAGGCCGTCGAGATTGCGCGCCAGAAAGTGAATCTTAAACCAACTTAAACGCTTGTCTTCCAATCAGAAGCCATTGTCCTTTTATTTTTTGCCAGACTGTGAATACGCCCAGCCGGACGGGAGCGGGATCTTTGCCTTTGTTGTGCGTGTCACCGATCAGTTTATGGCGGACCATGGCCACATCACCGGAAATGGTGATGGTTTGCTCGGAAAGGTCGATTTTTGTGAATTTTGATTCGCCGCTTGTTAATGCACGGATGAATTCTTTTTGATCTTCCAGAAGACCATTTGAATGTCCGTATGTCAGAGACGAGGACGTGAGTTTCAATAAGTCGGGCTCGTTTGCGGCAATGATAGAGACGCGAAGTTTTTCAACAGCTTCGGCTACTGCTTTTTCGTCGCTGCTTTGTGCGGAGGCAATGATATTTCCCAGCAAGAGAAATACGGCCAGTAAAAATGTTTTTTTCATTGTAAAAATACTGTTGGTTAACGATGCAGGTTCTGTAAGCTTCTAAATATCAACTCTTTCCATCTTAGGCGCAAACAAATGCATGACACCCCAGGCGAGCAGATAAGCGAAGCCGCATATGATAAAAATGAGGTTATAACCGCCGCCGATATTGCCCGCAGCCTTATAATTATCTAAGATTATCCCTACCAAAAGCGGAAAAAGGATGCCTCCTACTGATCCCGCCATCCCACCGATCCCCACCACGGAGCTTACTGCCTTCTTAGGAAACATATCCGAAGCCGTGGTGAAAATGTTTGCGCTCCAAGCCTGATGCGCCGCTGCCGCCAAACTGATCAAGACCACCGCTTGCCAAATGTTAGTCGTGTATTGTGCAAGCATGATAGGCGTTACGAGGAATGCAAAAATGAGCATCGACGTCTTCCTGGCCCTGAAAATAGGCCAGCCTTTTTTGATAAAATAACCTGAAAGATAACCGCCGCCAATGCTTCCAATAGTCGTAGCGGTGTAAACGATAACGAGTTCCGGGCTTGGTTTGGAAAGATTTAGCTTGAACGCTTCGGCGAAGTAGGAGGGAAGCCAATAGAGGAAAAACCACCATATGGGGTCTGTAAGCATTTTACCAAAAACAAAAGCCCAGGTTTGTCTCACTTTGAACAGGTCCAGCCATTTAACAGGCGCTTCCTTGCTCGTATCAGGTTCATTGTCACTATGAATATAGTCAAACTCAGCCTGATTAACCCGCGCTTGTTTGGCAGGAACTTCATAGTAGCGAAACCAGAAAAATAGCCACACAAAACCAATGGCACCGGTAATCAAAAACGCTTCCTGCCAGCCATAGGAGCCCAGAATCCATGGAACCATGATCGGCGCGACGACTGCGCCAATGTTCGCGCCGGAATTGAAAATTCCCGTTGCCAGTGCGCGTTCACGTTTGGGAAACCATTCTGCTGTTGCCTTAATGGCCACAGGGAAATTTCCCGCCTCGCCAAGTCCGAGCAATGCCCGCATGAACCCGAAGCTGAATGTGCCCGTCGCAACGGCATGCAACATGGCCGCAATGCTCCACACGACCACCGAAATCGTATAGCCTAATTTGGTTCCGATTTTGTCAATGATAGCCCCGAACCCAATCAGCGAAATGGCATAAGCCGTTTGAAAAGCCATTACAATGTGACTGAAATCCTGTTCCGACCAGCCAAAATCGGCCTCCAATGTTGGTTTTAATAATCCCAGAACCTGCCGGTCCAGATAGTTGATCGTAGTTGCGCAAAAGAGCAGGGCCACAATCCGCCAACGGTATTTGGTCATTTGGTTTTCCATGTAGGGATTTTGCAGGTTAAATTAGGCTGATAAAATTCGGCGCTTGTGATTCAGGCGTATTCGGTTTTTTCAAGAAATAATTTCAATGTATCTAATGCACCCAGCTGTTTCAGGGATTCGAGATGAGAGACGACATTTTTGCGGATCGCCTCCGATTTGGAAAGA
Coding sequences:
- a CDS encoding ATP-grasp domain-containing protein: MARALTFLCISTYFKGNDFLKALKESGNKVFLITAKKLEHKPWVRDAVDEFFYVEEGEDGTYNMNEIINGLAYIMRERPIDRVVALDDFDVEKAAHIREYFRIPGMGQTTGRYFRDKLAMRTKAAESGILVPGFSALFNDDAINAFIEKYPGPWMIKPRSEASATGIKKMENAAELWETIHELGDKRHAYLVEQYKPGHVYHVDSISYNGRVIFSWNSKYLAPPFDVAHGGGIFRSVTVPFDSSEEHALETLAVDLLKAFGLKHSASHTEVIRCHDDGKYYFLETSSRVGGANLSEMVEASSGINLWKEWAKMETAEAKGDNYKLPAVRKDYSGIIISLARHEWPDLSVFNDPEIVWRMHEPYHVGLVVRAKSREKVIELLDQYADIIQRDYHASAPAPDRPTH
- a CDS encoding PDDEXK nuclease domain-containing protein, which produces MNEEVKPTELISSVRQLIKESRSRVAVAVNAEITMLYYQIGKRINEDVLRNDRAEYGKQVIRILSYDLVSEYGSGWSEKLIRHCMHFASVFPDSSIVSALRRQLSWTHLKSLMYIEDQLKREFYIEICRLENWSSRQLDERIKSMLYERTAISKKPEETIVNDLNLLRDKQKLNPDLVFRDPYFLDFLGLKDVYSEKDLETSIIVELQKFIIELGSDFAFMARQKRITIDNCDYFIDLLFYHRRLRCLVAIDLKMGAFEAGFKGQMELYLRFLEKYEQAEGENAPIGLILCSGKNKEHVELMQLDQANIRVADYLTALPSQELLQEKLHKAVEIARQKVNLKPT
- a CDS encoding nuclear transport factor 2 family protein; its protein translation is MKKTFLLAVFLLLGNIIASAQSSDEKAVAEAVEKLRVSIIAANEPDLLKLTSSSLTYGHSNGLLEDQKEFIRALTSGESKFTKIDLSEQTITISGDVAMVRHKLIGDTHNKGKDPAPVRLGVFTVWQKIKGQWLLIGRQAFKLV
- a CDS encoding MFS transporter produces the protein MENQMTKYRWRIVALLFCATTINYLDRQVLGLLKPTLEADFGWSEQDFSHIVMAFQTAYAISLIGFGAIIDKIGTKLGYTISVVVWSIAAMLHAVATGTFSFGFMRALLGLGEAGNFPVAIKATAEWFPKRERALATGIFNSGANIGAVVAPIMVPWILGSYGWQEAFLITGAIGFVWLFFWFRYYEVPAKQARVNQAEFDYIHSDNEPDTSKEAPVKWLDLFKVRQTWAFVFGKMLTDPIWWFFLYWLPSYFAEAFKLNLSKPSPELVIVYTATTIGSIGGGYLSGYFIKKGWPIFRARKTSMLIFAFLVTPIMLAQYTTNIWQAVVLISLAAAAHQAWSANIFTTASDMFPKKAVSSVVGIGGMAGSVGGILFPLLVGIILDNYKAAGNIGGGYNLIFIICGFAYLLAWGVMHLFAPKMERVDI